In Poecilia reticulata strain Guanapo linkage group LG1, Guppy_female_1.0+MT, whole genome shotgun sequence, one genomic interval encodes:
- the LOC103468605 gene encoding uncharacterized protein LOC103468605 isoform X3, giving the protein MEKKIHCKRERVSASTSSPTLPTPTLDIYSRSGDSVVLACRAPRGHSGVVFMLYRDTEKMDSRELLYAVEQVHFTVRTDGPDSGQRHLYCCLYKNQEGLYSLFSPYLQLQEQRADAPTPPISSCPSPVLSVQPSDGAVTLGDTLHFRCSVPTHSNQLQSQSSKPAMFLLLREQTGRTSVIPLRQASQVSNPEPQPGVFNVGPVRGGEEGQYTCLYQINSKKGLVNSSVSNVVQVTIRGVLPMPSLVLQQQTDVWHLLCTGSPAYPGSMFSLYAADSELPVATYRAKALQHQVTFPVPVQDSPVTFYQCQYRAPLGSTWSLSGRSVPLVLTTGNSPPTSKGVDWPLILGSFSAALLFLCSAVFVAVLIKRKAKAAAKEKKRRQQAQFWTKVHARDHVVDLTVRRTSFDSQEWACGETETPSRSSLWNPLSTFTTPMH; this is encoded by the exons AAAGAGTGTCAGCCTCCACGTCCTCTCCCACTCTTCCAACACCTACCTTGGACATCTACTCAAGGTCAGGAGACTCAGTGGTCCTGGCCTGCCGAGCCCCCAGGGGCCACAGTGGCGTTGTGTTCATGTTGTACCGTGACACCGAAAAa ATGGACTCGCGTGAACTACTCTACGCTGTGGAGCAGGTTCACTTCACCGTCAGGACGGATGGACCAGATTCAGGGCAGCGGCATCTTTACTGCTGCTTGTACAAGAACCAAGAGGGACTGTACAGTCTGTTCAGCCCTTACTTGCAACTACAGGAACAAAGAG CTGACGCTCCAACTCCTCCCATTTCTTCGTGTCCCTCTCCGGTCTTATCCGTGCAGCCCTCCGATGGTGCGGTGACACTGGGAGACACGCTCCACTTCCGATGTAGCGTCCCCACTCACTCAAACCAGTTACAGTCCCAGTCTAGCAAACCTGCAATGTTTCTTTTGCTGAGGGAGCAAACAGGGAGAACATCTGTCATCCCGCTGCGTCAGGCCAGCCAGGTGTCAAACCCTGAACCACAGCCAGGGGTTTTCAATGTGGGACCAGTCAGAGGAGGCGAAGAGGGGCAGTACACCTGCCTCTACCAGATCAACAGTAAAAAGGGATTGGTGAACTCATCTGTCAGCAATGTGGTGCAAGTCACGATTAGAG GTGTGCTTCCTATGCCCTCCCTGGTTCTCCAGCAGCAGACAGACGTGTGGCATTTGCTCTGCACAGGATCCCCTGCATATCCTGGTTCTATGTTCTCACTCTACGCTGCTGACAGCGAACTTCCTGTGGCAACTTACCGTGCAAAAGCTTTGCAACATCAGGTCACATTCCCTGTGCCTGTCCAGGATTCACCAGTGACCTTTTATCAGTGCCAGTACAGGGCTCCGTTGGGAAGCACATGGAGCCTCTCGGGTAGAAGCGTCCCTCTGGTTTTAACTACAG GAAATTCCCCTCCAACATCAAAAG GTGTGGACTGGCCTCTCATACTGGGCTCCTTCTCTGCAGCcttattatttctctgctcGGCGGTTTTTGTGGCTGTGCTGATTAAGAGAAAAG CAAAAGCAGCTGCCAAGGAAAAGAAGAGAAG ACAACAAGCACAGTTCTGGACTAAAGTGCACGCTCGAGACCACGTTGTTG atcttaCTGTCAGGCGTACAAGTTTTGATTctcag